Proteins co-encoded in one Opitutus terrae PB90-1 genomic window:
- a CDS encoding FmdB family zinc ribbon protein, whose product MPTYEYACQKCGHTFEQFQSMHDAPLKKCPECKKLGLKRLIGGGAGLIFKGSGFYITDYKKKSGGDSGGEKPSTPKSESKADAKPAANK is encoded by the coding sequence ATGCCGACCTACGAGTATGCCTGTCAGAAGTGCGGTCACACCTTCGAGCAGTTCCAGTCGATGCACGATGCGCCGCTGAAGAAATGTCCGGAATGCAAAAAGCTCGGGCTGAAGCGGCTCATCGGTGGCGGCGCGGGACTGATTTTCAAGGGCTCGGGTTTCTACATCACCGACTACAAAAAGAAGTCCGGCGGCGATAGCGGCGGCGAGAAGCCGTCCACGCCGAAGAGCGAGAGCAAGGCGGACGCGAAGCCGGCCGCCAACAAATAG
- a CDS encoding carbohydrate binding domain-containing protein, whose translation MLRTRLLSISLLLALTCSVASAALESFTLPWNDATPGITNLQTWQPTPAGDAGWVSVTAGGHYVVGGERIRFLGVNVADLSCFPTHAQAEGHAARLARFGFNAVRFHHMEAQWAKDSVIIDYSLGNSRTLSADRLERLHYFVAQLAARGIYSNINLLVSREFQAGDGLGPEITQLEWKDQHILGFFMDEALQLHKEHATKLLSAPNPYRGGRSLAEDPAVSFVEIMNENGLLQKWYENVLDTLPTPYRSALQAKWNAWLKTRYATTAELLASWGTIDQPLGANMLANGDFAAGTGSWNFEQHNGAVATRIAGTEFNGQPSLRIAVTTPGSAGWHIQLNQAGLAFTSGKTYTVSFSAKAAAATPLSCSLTRTGPSDYSGVGSSISTTLGTSWQRYTFTFQAANDEPSVRLNFNGFGDRLCTVYLADVRFSEGGKIGGLADGVTLEAGNIPNVLHNAAAGSATAGQTRDWITYVFAAEKVYWDAMKAHIKDTLGYRGIVWGTIISNSPPNAQSSLDAMDSHAYWQHPVWPAGKDWDPVDWTISNVSMVNSPSSNTLTGIARQRVEGRPHNVTEYQHASPNTYASETPLLAAAFGALQDWDSLWMFAYDTNTDAAVSGFFDHGGHSGKMVNQLLAATLFRRGDVAPANLSYTLPFTPAQEVEAARASGAAWSIADGSKIGMPALMTSQSRVALSIGATATGLASPPATPTGSVFTADTGELRWDTSVANKGVVTVNTPRTKAVIGFTAGRSFDLGGVVIAPGTTRQDWSTIGLSLLEGYQFDQAGAARAVLVATGDQENTGQTWNTAKNSIGNRWGTSPVLVEVVPATITLPVAATRVSVWSLDETGQRKVAVSVRDAAGRAQFDLGRSGTTLWYEIAIEAGPVTAAAIASQPAPARSSILGGSVTLALSANGSPAPAVQWTRNGSDVTRLAAPVVTLENLQPADAGIYRARVSNASGSVLSEPMILGLTSSSKVVGAGHEVGSNIYVASNGNTFDQVLLEGAAAAITADHALNQITRLSYIDLDNDIVQVEMSGPGTLSLVLDSATGPAAPVNYNQSNVGYMKGHAGIVITGADERTNVSAFTVGRFTAFDPTGTFDVTKPVTDLNHPSKNGSPLFAGQADTAYDGIADLAFIAIASTDGRFGGVRAANANFFATKGLTGVYAPGVTFSGPVYVGDIIASDDSTPVLRLGAASNTRITGGDLLQANGAPVQVSGITQLVFADGSDSHGRLLPAQRNQAVLQENGVDVTATIVVNPTP comes from the coding sequence ATGCTGCGCACCCGACTGCTTTCGATCTCGCTTCTCCTCGCCCTCACCTGCTCCGTCGCCAGTGCCGCGCTCGAGTCGTTCACGCTCCCTTGGAACGACGCGACCCCCGGCATCACCAACCTGCAAACGTGGCAACCGACGCCCGCGGGTGACGCCGGATGGGTATCCGTGACAGCCGGCGGTCACTACGTCGTCGGCGGCGAACGGATTCGGTTTCTCGGCGTCAACGTGGCCGATCTCAGTTGTTTTCCCACGCATGCGCAGGCCGAGGGGCACGCGGCGCGACTCGCCCGGTTCGGGTTCAACGCCGTGCGCTTTCATCACATGGAAGCGCAGTGGGCGAAGGACAGCGTCATCATCGATTACTCGCTCGGGAACTCGCGCACCCTTTCCGCCGACCGGCTGGAGCGGTTGCACTATTTCGTGGCGCAGCTCGCCGCTCGTGGGATCTACAGCAACATCAATCTCCTCGTCTCGCGCGAATTCCAGGCCGGGGATGGGCTTGGCCCCGAGATCACGCAACTCGAGTGGAAGGATCAGCACATTCTCGGGTTCTTCATGGACGAGGCGCTGCAGCTGCACAAAGAGCACGCGACCAAGCTCCTGTCCGCCCCGAATCCATATCGCGGCGGCCGCTCGCTCGCCGAGGACCCGGCGGTGTCGTTCGTCGAGATCATGAACGAGAACGGGCTCCTGCAGAAGTGGTATGAGAACGTCCTCGACACCCTGCCGACGCCCTACCGCAGCGCGCTGCAGGCGAAGTGGAACGCGTGGTTGAAAACCCGCTACGCCACCACGGCCGAGCTGCTCGCCAGCTGGGGCACCATCGACCAGCCGCTCGGCGCGAACATGCTCGCCAACGGCGACTTCGCGGCCGGCACCGGCTCGTGGAATTTCGAACAACACAACGGTGCCGTCGCCACGCGCATCGCCGGCACCGAATTCAATGGCCAGCCTTCGCTCCGGATCGCGGTCACCACTCCCGGCTCCGCCGGTTGGCATATTCAACTCAACCAAGCGGGCCTCGCGTTCACCTCCGGCAAGACGTATACGGTGAGCTTCTCGGCCAAAGCCGCTGCCGCCACCCCGCTCTCCTGCAGCCTCACCCGCACCGGCCCGAGCGACTACTCCGGCGTCGGTTCCTCGATCAGCACCACGCTGGGCACCAGCTGGCAGCGCTATACGTTCACTTTCCAGGCGGCCAACGACGAGCCGAGCGTGCGGCTCAATTTCAATGGCTTCGGCGATCGGCTCTGCACGGTTTACCTCGCTGATGTCCGCTTCTCGGAAGGCGGCAAGATCGGCGGACTCGCCGACGGCGTGACGCTCGAGGCCGGCAACATTCCGAATGTTCTCCACAACGCCGCCGCCGGCAGCGCCACTGCCGGCCAGACCCGCGATTGGATCACCTACGTGTTCGCCGCCGAAAAAGTTTATTGGGACGCGATGAAGGCCCACATCAAAGACACGCTCGGCTACCGCGGCATCGTCTGGGGCACGATCATCTCCAACAGCCCGCCCAACGCCCAGTCCAGCCTCGATGCGATGGACTCGCACGCCTACTGGCAGCACCCCGTGTGGCCCGCCGGCAAAGATTGGGATCCGGTCGACTGGACGATCAGCAATGTCTCGATGGTCAACTCGCCGTCGTCGAACACGCTCACCGGCATCGCGCGGCAGCGCGTCGAAGGCCGGCCGCACAACGTCACCGAGTATCAGCACGCTTCGCCCAACACCTACGCGAGCGAAACGCCCCTGCTCGCGGCCGCCTTTGGCGCGCTGCAGGATTGGGACAGCCTTTGGATGTTTGCCTACGACACCAACACGGACGCCGCGGTCAGCGGCTTCTTCGATCACGGCGGACACTCCGGCAAGATGGTCAACCAACTGCTCGCGGCCACGCTCTTCCGCCGCGGCGACGTCGCGCCCGCGAACCTTTCCTACACGCTACCTTTCACGCCCGCCCAGGAAGTCGAAGCCGCACGCGCTTCCGGCGCCGCGTGGTCGATCGCCGACGGCTCGAAGATCGGGATGCCGGCGTTGATGACTTCTCAGAGTCGCGTCGCACTCAGCATCGGCGCCACGGCGACCGGTCTCGCCTCACCGCCCGCGACGCCCACGGGATCCGTCTTCACCGCGGACACCGGCGAACTGCGCTGGGACACTTCCGTCGCGAACAAAGGCGTCGTCACCGTCAACACGCCGCGGACGAAGGCGGTGATCGGGTTCACCGCAGGTCGCAGCTTCGACCTGGGCGGTGTCGTTATTGCACCGGGCACCACGCGACAGGACTGGAGCACGATTGGCCTCAGTCTGCTCGAAGGCTACCAATTTGATCAGGCCGGCGCCGCGCGCGCCGTGCTCGTGGCCACGGGCGACCAGGAGAACACCGGACAGACGTGGAATACGGCCAAGAATTCCATCGGCAACCGTTGGGGAACGAGTCCGGTCCTCGTCGAAGTCGTTCCCGCCACCATCACGCTGCCGGTCGCCGCCACGCGCGTGAGCGTGTGGTCGCTCGACGAGACCGGCCAGCGCAAGGTGGCCGTGAGCGTTCGCGACGCCGCCGGCCGCGCGCAGTTCGACCTCGGTCGAAGCGGCACCACGCTGTGGTATGAGATCGCAATCGAAGCCGGTCCTGTAACTGCTGCCGCGATCGCCAGCCAACCAGCGCCGGCGCGCAGCTCAATCCTCGGCGGCAGTGTCACGCTGGCGTTGTCCGCGAACGGTTCACCGGCGCCCGCCGTGCAGTGGACGCGCAACGGCAGCGACGTGACGCGGCTCGCCGCACCGGTGGTGACACTGGAAAACCTGCAGCCTGCGGACGCCGGCATTTACCGCGCACGCGTCAGCAACGCGTCGGGCTCGGTGCTGAGCGAGCCCATGATCCTGGGCCTGACCTCCAGCAGCAAAGTGGTCGGCGCGGGGCATGAAGTCGGCTCCAACATCTACGTGGCGAGCAACGGCAACACGTTTGACCAAGTGCTGCTCGAGGGCGCTGCGGCCGCAATCACAGCTGACCACGCGCTGAATCAGATCACGCGACTCTCCTACATCGATTTGGACAACGACATCGTGCAGGTGGAGATGAGCGGTCCGGGCACCTTGTCGCTCGTGCTCGACAGCGCGACCGGCCCGGCGGCGCCGGTGAATTACAACCAATCAAACGTGGGCTATATGAAAGGGCACGCCGGCATTGTCATCACGGGGGCTGATGAACGCACGAACGTCTCGGCGTTCACCGTGGGGCGGTTCACCGCGTTCGATCCAACAGGCACCTTCGACGTGACGAAGCCTGTCACCGATCTGAATCATCCCTCGAAGAACGGCAGCCCGCTTTTCGCCGGCCAGGCGGACACCGCGTATGACGGGATTGCCGACCTCGCCTTCATCGCGATTGCCAGCACCGACGGCAGGTTCGGCGGCGTGCGCGCGGCGAACGCAAACTTCTTCGCGACCAAAGGACTCACCGGCGTTTACGCACCCGGTGTCACGTTCTCCGGTCCCGTGTATGTCGGCGACATCATCGCCAGCGATGACTCAACGCCGGTGCTCCGACTCGGTGCCGCCAGCAACACACGGATCACCGGCGGCGATTTGCTGCAGGCGAACGGCGCGCCCGTACAGGTCAGCGGAATCACACAACTGGTCTTTGCCGACGGCAGCGACTCGCACGGCCGACTGCTGCCGGCGCAGCGGAATCAAGCGGTCCTGCAGGAAAACGGCGTCGATGTGACGGCGACAATCGTAGTGAATCCGACGCCATAG
- the tpiA gene encoding triose-phosphate isomerase: MIPRKKLIAGNWKMNKTPADGVALVKEIVAAAGKNNDVDMVVCPPFVAIESVGKALEGSNVKLGAQNMHPEASGAFTGEVSAPMLRAVFATHVILGHSERRAYFAETDAFINKKVLAALKNQLKPILCVGETLAEREAGSTLKVVQTQLEGGLEGVSKEQAATVVIAYEPVWAIGTGKVATTDQAQEVHAFIRGLLVKLFGDAIAAKVRILYGGSMKPSNAPELLAQKDIDGGLIGGAALEARSFLELINAAAAIK; this comes from the coding sequence ATGATTCCCCGCAAAAAGCTGATCGCTGGTAACTGGAAGATGAACAAGACGCCCGCCGACGGTGTGGCGCTGGTCAAGGAAATCGTCGCCGCTGCCGGCAAGAACAACGACGTCGACATGGTGGTGTGCCCGCCGTTTGTCGCGATCGAGTCCGTGGGCAAGGCCCTCGAAGGCTCGAACGTGAAACTCGGCGCGCAGAACATGCACCCCGAGGCGAGTGGCGCTTTCACCGGCGAAGTCTCGGCTCCGATGCTCCGCGCCGTGTTCGCGACGCACGTGATCCTGGGCCACAGCGAGCGCCGCGCCTACTTCGCGGAAACCGATGCCTTCATCAACAAGAAGGTCCTCGCCGCGCTGAAGAACCAGTTGAAGCCGATCCTCTGCGTGGGCGAGACACTCGCCGAGCGCGAGGCGGGCTCGACGTTGAAGGTCGTGCAGACGCAGCTTGAAGGCGGACTCGAGGGCGTGAGCAAGGAGCAGGCGGCCACGGTCGTGATCGCCTACGAGCCCGTGTGGGCGATCGGCACCGGCAAGGTGGCGACGACCGACCAGGCACAGGAAGTGCACGCGTTCATCCGCGGCTTGCTCGTGAAGCTGTTTGGCGACGCCATCGCGGCGAAGGTACGGATCCTGTATGGTGGTTCGATGAAGCCGTCGAACGCGCCCGAGCTCCTCGCGCAGAAGGACATCGACGGTGGTCTGATCGGCGGCGCCGCGCTCGAAGCGCGCAGCTTCCTCGAGCTGATCAACGCCGCCGCGGCGATCAAGTAA
- a CDS encoding polyprenyl synthetase family protein produces the protein MDFAAELRRLTSLVEEGIERHLPPAATRPGRLHEAMRYSLQAGGKRLRPVLLLASAELCGGSGHSPSLQQSATPEPPAGRRGDLVTALALPAAVAIECLHTYSLIHDDLPCMDDDDLRRGRPTAHKAFDEATALLAGDALLTHAFALLAENYASQPALAMALIRELADAAGSRRLIGGQMEDLLAEKKADATAEELEFIHLNKTAAMIEASLVMGGWIGLHAQTAAPGALPPEITALRAAGRHLGLAFQIIDDVLDATADRATLGKTPGKDARAGKTTFVSLHGLDRSRQFAREHTAAARQALASLEREHAFLDALIDSLVTRAK, from the coding sequence ATGGACTTTGCCGCCGAACTTCGCCGCCTGACGAGCCTCGTCGAGGAAGGCATTGAGCGCCACCTGCCCCCCGCGGCTACGCGTCCCGGACGACTCCACGAGGCGATGCGCTACAGTCTGCAAGCCGGCGGCAAGCGGTTGCGACCGGTGCTCCTGCTGGCGAGTGCAGAACTGTGTGGCGGATCAGGTCACTCACCTTCCCTACAACAATCCGCGACGCCTGAACCGCCTGCCGGTCGCCGCGGTGACCTGGTCACGGCCCTGGCGCTGCCCGCCGCCGTCGCCATCGAGTGCCTGCACACCTATTCGCTGATCCACGATGACTTGCCGTGCATGGACGACGACGACCTGCGCCGCGGCCGGCCAACCGCGCACAAGGCGTTCGACGAAGCCACCGCGCTGCTGGCGGGCGACGCGCTGCTCACGCACGCCTTTGCGCTCCTCGCTGAGAACTACGCTTCGCAGCCAGCGCTCGCCATGGCGTTGATCCGCGAACTCGCCGACGCGGCGGGCAGCCGGCGGCTCATCGGCGGGCAGATGGAGGATCTGCTGGCCGAGAAAAAAGCGGACGCCACGGCCGAGGAACTCGAGTTCATTCACCTCAACAAGACCGCGGCGATGATCGAGGCTTCACTGGTGATGGGCGGATGGATCGGACTGCATGCGCAAACCGCCGCGCCGGGAGCGCTGCCGCCGGAGATCACTGCGCTCCGCGCCGCCGGCCGGCATCTCGGGCTCGCGTTCCAGATCATCGACGACGTGCTGGACGCCACGGCGGACCGTGCGACGCTCGGGAAGACCCCCGGCAAGGACGCGAGGGCGGGCAAGACCACGTTCGTGAGCCTGCACGGGCTCGATCGCTCGCGGCAATTCGCACGTGAGCACACCGCGGCTGCGCGACAGGCGCTCGCTTCGCTCGAGCGCGAGCACGCATTCCTCGACGCTCTCATCGATTCGCTCGTCACGCGCGCAAAGTAG
- the murJ gene encoding murein biosynthesis integral membrane protein MurJ, giving the protein MASKLKHIGIVSLLTVVSRVLGLVRDQLGAAIFGASELNSAFITAFSLPNLFRRLLGEGSLTAAFVPTLQDELHERGRPGAFMLLNQVTSWLALITGALVVFAMVLFSQSRLLPGHESRWYLAADLAVILFPYLAMICIAAALNATLNVFEHFTEPALSPIWLNLAMIATLGGAGWHLATTELGQMYWLCAGVLIGGFLQLSVPAGVLVKMGWRPRFDFGLAPRVREIGALMAPGLFGTAIYQINVFVSRLFAFSIDEASATLLFYANRLMELPIGVFAIAVATVVYPLIARHATERNFAGMADDYRKGLRLILMINVPAAAGLALLSEPIVRLIYQHGEFTATDTRAMGPLLALFSVGMPFFSISSLTTRAFYALKDTVTPVKIGALSFVINVGLSWALKDWLGAPGLVLASTAAVIVQTIVMQRLLARAVPGLGFGELWRTIGKIVAATAAMSLVVFAGWAALRYAFAGNRTVDLIAIGGLIPVGVAVYAAVLWAVRVEGREEISAILARFRGKFGG; this is encoded by the coding sequence GTGGCGAGCAAGCTCAAGCACATCGGCATCGTCTCACTGCTGACGGTGGTGTCCCGGGTGCTCGGGTTGGTGCGCGACCAGCTGGGCGCGGCGATCTTCGGCGCGAGCGAGCTGAACTCGGCGTTCATCACCGCATTCAGCCTGCCAAATCTGTTCCGTCGGCTGCTGGGCGAAGGCTCGTTGACGGCCGCGTTCGTGCCGACGCTGCAGGACGAGCTGCATGAGCGAGGACGCCCGGGCGCGTTCATGTTGCTCAACCAGGTCACGAGTTGGCTCGCACTGATCACCGGCGCGCTCGTGGTGTTCGCGATGGTGCTGTTCAGCCAGTCGCGGCTGCTGCCCGGGCACGAGTCGCGCTGGTATCTCGCCGCGGATCTCGCGGTGATCCTGTTCCCGTATCTCGCGATGATCTGCATCGCGGCGGCACTGAACGCGACGCTCAACGTGTTCGAGCATTTCACCGAGCCGGCGCTTTCGCCGATCTGGCTCAACTTGGCGATGATTGCGACGCTGGGCGGAGCGGGGTGGCACCTCGCCACGACGGAGCTGGGCCAGATGTATTGGCTGTGCGCGGGCGTGCTGATCGGCGGATTTTTGCAGCTGAGCGTGCCAGCCGGCGTGCTGGTCAAAATGGGCTGGCGGCCGCGATTCGATTTCGGGCTGGCGCCGCGCGTGCGTGAAATCGGTGCGCTGATGGCGCCAGGTTTGTTCGGCACGGCGATCTATCAAATCAACGTATTCGTTTCGCGGTTGTTCGCCTTCTCCATCGATGAAGCGTCAGCGACGCTCCTGTTTTACGCGAACCGGCTGATGGAGCTGCCGATCGGTGTGTTCGCGATTGCGGTGGCGACGGTCGTGTACCCGCTGATCGCGCGGCACGCAACCGAGCGCAACTTCGCCGGCATGGCGGATGATTACCGGAAGGGGCTGCGGCTGATCCTGATGATCAACGTGCCGGCCGCGGCCGGACTGGCGTTGTTGAGCGAGCCGATCGTCCGATTGATCTACCAGCACGGCGAGTTCACCGCCACCGACACGCGCGCGATGGGGCCGCTGCTGGCGCTGTTCTCGGTCGGCATGCCGTTCTTCTCGATTTCGAGCCTCACCACGCGGGCATTCTACGCGCTCAAGGACACGGTGACGCCGGTGAAAATCGGTGCGTTGAGCTTTGTCATCAACGTGGGGCTGAGCTGGGCACTGAAGGATTGGCTTGGCGCGCCGGGTCTGGTGCTTGCGAGCACGGCGGCGGTCATCGTGCAGACAATCGTGATGCAACGCCTGCTGGCGCGAGCGGTGCCGGGGCTCGGGTTTGGCGAACTATGGCGGACCATCGGCAAGATCGTCGCCGCGACCGCCGCGATGAGCTTGGTGGTGTTCGCTGGATGGGCCGCGTTGCGCTACGCGTTCGCGGGCAATCGCACCGTGGATCTGATCGCGATTGGCGGATTGATTCCGGTGGGCGTGGCGGTCTACGCCGCTGTGTTGTGGGCCGTGCGCGTGGAAGGGCGGGAGGAAATCTCGGCCATCCTCGCGCGCTTCCGCGGAAAGTTTGGCGGATGA
- the pgk gene encoding phosphoglycerate kinase: MAKFKSIRDLKLAGQRVFIRVDFNVPQDKATGAITNNARIVAALPTINYALEQGAAVVLASHLGRPDGKKIAKFSLKPVADELAKLLNKPVKFLDDCVGPAVEAACAKGTLKAGEVVLLENLRFHIEEEGKVKEKQPDGTEKSVKADPKAVEAFRASLSKLADVYVNDAFGTAHRAHSSMVGVQLKDKAAGFLMQAELEAFAKVVDNPARPLLAILGGAKIADKIPLINNLIDKANAIIIGGGMAFTFKKVLENVEIGASLFDPEGAKIVAELAAKAKAKGVKLVLPVDYVAGDKFAADAATKVVDDKAGIPAGWMGLDVGPKTNELFRQEILASKTIVWNGPAGVFEFDAFATGTKTQADAIAEATKAGAVTVIGGGDTATAAKKFKVAKVVTHCSTGGGASLELLEGKTLPGVAFLTA, from the coding sequence CGCGACCTCAAGCTCGCCGGCCAGCGCGTCTTCATCCGCGTCGACTTCAATGTCCCGCAGGACAAGGCCACCGGCGCGATCACCAACAACGCCCGCATTGTCGCGGCGCTGCCCACGATCAACTACGCGCTCGAGCAGGGCGCGGCGGTCGTGCTTGCCAGCCACCTCGGCCGGCCGGACGGCAAGAAGATCGCCAAGTTCTCGCTCAAGCCCGTCGCCGACGAGCTCGCCAAGCTGCTCAACAAGCCGGTGAAGTTTCTGGACGATTGCGTCGGGCCCGCGGTCGAGGCGGCTTGCGCCAAGGGCACGCTGAAAGCGGGCGAGGTCGTGCTGCTCGAGAACCTGCGCTTCCACATCGAGGAAGAGGGCAAGGTGAAGGAGAAGCAGCCCGACGGCACCGAGAAGTCGGTCAAGGCCGATCCGAAAGCGGTCGAGGCGTTCCGTGCTTCGCTGTCGAAGCTCGCCGACGTTTACGTCAACGACGCCTTTGGCACCGCGCATCGCGCGCACAGCTCGATGGTTGGCGTGCAGTTGAAGGACAAGGCTGCGGGCTTCCTGATGCAGGCCGAACTCGAGGCCTTCGCCAAGGTGGTCGACAATCCGGCGCGGCCGCTACTCGCCATCCTCGGCGGCGCAAAGATCGCGGACAAGATTCCGCTGATCAACAATCTCATCGACAAGGCCAACGCCATCATCATCGGCGGCGGCATGGCGTTCACCTTCAAGAAGGTGCTGGAGAACGTCGAAATCGGCGCGAGCCTCTTCGATCCCGAGGGCGCGAAGATCGTCGCCGAACTCGCCGCCAAGGCGAAAGCCAAGGGCGTGAAACTTGTGCTGCCGGTCGACTACGTCGCGGGCGACAAGTTCGCCGCTGACGCCGCGACGAAGGTCGTCGACGACAAGGCCGGAATTCCCGCCGGCTGGATGGGGCTCGACGTCGGTCCAAAGACCAACGAACTCTTCCGCCAAGAAATCCTCGCCTCGAAGACGATCGTTTGGAACGGCCCCGCGGGCGTATTCGAGTTCGACGCATTCGCGACGGGCACGAAGACGCAGGCGGACGCGATTGCCGAAGCCACCAAGGCGGGTGCGGTCACCGTCATCGGCGGCGGCGACACAGCCACGGCTGCGAAGAAGTTCAAGGTCGCGAAGGTCGTGACCCATTGCTCCACCGGCGGCGGCGCCAGCCTCGAGCTCCTCGAGGGCAAGACGCTCCCCGGCGTGGCGTTCCTCACGGCATGA